The genomic window TCCATTAAACGATCCGCAACTTCAGGAATGTCTGCTACTAATTCATTCAGCTGTGTTTTATCTCCTATGTGGACAATCAGTGGATTGTCACTCGGTCTTCCTTTTGCATAAAAGATTTTGCTGACTGCTTCATCAGATAATGCGTTCGCCCCTAAGCCGTACACCGTTTCAGTAGGGAACGCAATGAGCTTATTGTCCCTTATCCACATTGTCGGTTCTTGTAATAATAAGGGTTCTCCCTTCTCTATATCATTGTTATCCACATTCCAAACCTTCGTCTGTTTATAACTCACGATCTGTTCGCCTCTTTCATTCTAACGAAACTTTTTTCTTCAAATCTTCAAATGCCTATCCTATAAGGGTTCACTCTATTTTATCAGACTAATCTATCGATTGCACCAAAAGAAAAAACAGTTTATCCACGGCTGTGGATAAACTGTTTATAAGTTGATAAATTCAGCTATAATTGAACTTTTCCGCGCTTATACACAAAACTTATACACAAATCCACAGGTCTTACACAATATGCGAACAGTTATAAGACCATGCAATCGTGTCATCTATGCTCGTTATATGTTGATAATGCTCTAATTGCTTGATTTCTTCAGGAATCGACTGTTTTGATACTTGTTCAAAACCTAATGGCTCAAATAAAGACGCCTTTCCACTACTCAATGCATACACATGGTTTACACCTTCAGAATGAGCAAACGCCAATGCTAATTGAATGAATTCAACTGCTGCCATGGCATGGGTTTTTTCGCTATCAATGACAAGTGTGCGTAACAGCCCTAGATCTAACACTTTGTCTAACCCGACTGTTCCCACTAACATTCCTTCTTCATTCTCGACGACAACAAAGCTATCTATTTGATTCGGCGTTTTAGCAGAGCCAACCCGTGCAAATAAATGTTGAACTGCCAATACATCCGTTTCTTCCATTTTTCGAACCGTTAATGACATATGAGACGTCCTCCTTTTTGTTCATTCTATGAGGAGGCTTGTACATATATGACTATTATCCAAATAACCGATCCCATACAGATTCAAACATATCAACTATAAAAAAAGATGTTTCGACTTCAGGATCTTCTTCGTTGGATTCTGATTCTACCTCTTTCGCTTCTGCATTGTCCATATCTAGAAAACATAATGGTGGAAATAGTACACACCACCAGTTTTCGCCTTCCCCTTCTCCAAGTGTTACAAGAACGGCTTGATAGGCTCCTGCGGGGTAAACAAGGTTACCGTAAAGCTTTGTCGGAAACGCAACCTCTTCGTTAAATTCAACGGTATAGTCTTGATTCTTGTTGTATTTGCTCAACTCACGCGCAACGATCGCTTCCATTTCATCCATGTTGCTTTCAATGATTGCTACTGCTTCCTCAAACGTTTTCACTTCTTGAACCCATTTTGTAATTTCTGCATTTATTTCATCACGGATATCCCGTTTTAACATTTGGTCACTAACGGAATCACTGTTTGCTAAAATGCGTAAGCGAATTGCCTCTTCTTCATTTACTTCTTGATGAAACTGACTAACTGCTTGTGCATTTTGTGATTCCCAACTCATTAGTCCTACAAATAAAGAGATTAATAGATAAATAATTGCTTTTGCCTTCATTACGAGCACCGCCCCTTCCCTCCTAGCATGGTCAGGGCAAGCACCGTTTAAACACAAAATCGTTCGACATTCTCTTTAGCTATAATCGAACATCAATCAATACAATTCGATCTTTTTCATTAATATCAAAACGGACTTCAATAGTGGCTTTTGGAAATTGTTTCTGAAATAACTGCTTGACCGCGCTTCCCTGTCCTGCTCCGATTTCAAGAGCGATGAGTGATCCATCATGGACATACTCATGAAGTTCAAGCGCTAAACGACGATAAACAGCTAGTCCGTCATCTCCGGCAAATAAAGCGAGCTCAGGCTCATATTCCCTTACTTGTTCAGCTAATGAAGCACGATCTCCTACCGGTATATAAGGAGGATTTGACACAATGACGTCGAAATACTCCCCTTTAACGGGTCTACATAAATCACCTAGTTTAAACCGGACCTTCGCACCTAATGTTTTTGCGTTTTCCTTGGCAACGTTTAAAGCCTTTTCTGATACATCGACCGCCGTCACTTCTGTATGTGGAGATTCTAATTGTAGAGTAATAGCAATAGCTCCACTTCCCGTACCTATGTCAACAATTCGTTCCGTTCCCTTTAGCCTCTCAAGAACCGCTTGAACCAGTTCCTCAGTCTCTGGTCGAGGAATGAGCACATCCCCTGATACGTTAAATATGCGTCCATAAAACGATTCAGAGCCAATGATATGCTGCACCGGTATACCTGAAGTTAACGTCTCGACATCTGCTTTAAAAGCTAGCCAAACGTCATCACGCACTTCATCGTGAAAACTGGCTAATAGGGCGGCACGATTTGTGTTCAGATGGTGACGTAGCAACCACTCTCCTGCCGGCTCCTCAAGACCATGACTTCGTAAAAAAGACGAAGCCCAGTTCAGAGCTTCGTATACCGTCTTCTTCATTACGATTCCGCATTCTTCATTGCTTCAGATTGCTCTTCTACAATAAGTGCATCAATAATTTCATCGAGTTGACCTTGCAAGATTTGCTCAAGCTTTTGAATCGTCAAGCCAATGCGGTGATCCGTTACGCGACTTTGAGGGAAATTATAGGTACGAATCCGCTCAGAACGATCGCCAGTGCCGATTGCGGTTTTACGTGCATCTGCGTATTCCGCCTGCGCTTCTTGCTGCACTTTATCGAAAATACGCGCTCGAAGCACTTTCATTGCTTTTTCTTTGTTTTTAATTTGTGATTTTTCATCTTGGCACGAAACAACTGTATTCGTAGGTAAATGAGTTAAACGAACGGCTGACATCGTCGTATTTACACTTTGCCCACCAGGACCACTTGAAGTGAACGTATCCACTCGAATGTCTTTTTCATGAATGTCAATTTCCACTTCTTCGGCTTCAGGCAATACAGCCACCGTTGCAGTAGACGTATGAATACGTCCGCCAGATTCTGTCTTTGGTACACGCTGTACACGGTGAGCACCGTTTTCGTATTTGAGTTTTGAGTAAGCCCCTGTTCCATTGACCATAAAGATGACTTCTTTATAGCCGCCAATTTCATTTGCCTGGGCTTCAATAATCTCTGTTTTCCATCCTTGCATCTCAGCAAAACGATAGTACATTTTAAATAGGTCCGATGCGAAGAGCTGAGCTTCGTCTCCGCCAGCAGCTCCACGAATTTCAACAATAACGTTCTTGTCGTCATTCGGATCTTTCGGTAAAAGCAAAATCTTCAAACGAGCTTCCAATTCTTCTTTTCGACTTGAAAGCTCATCCAGCTCTTCTTTTACCATTTGGTACATCTCATCGTCTAATTTATCTTCAAGCATGGCTTTTGCTTCATTTAATTGTTCGTGAACTTCTTTATAGTCACGGTATGCTTGCACGGTTTCCTCTATTTGTGCTTGTTCCTTTGAGTACTCACGTAATTTATTGGTATCACTAATTACATCTGGATCACTTAGTTGTTCGTTTAAAAAATCATAACGATCTTCAACAGATTGTAAACGATCTAACACGACGTCACCTCATCTTTATTTCCGCTACATATCCTTACCATTATAGTATATGGCACTTCTAATGGTCAATGCACCCTATTCGAACGGTTTGCACGCACTTCCTGTTGGGAATACTACATAGAATAGATTTGAGTTTTCTAAAAAGGCGGGATAAAGGTGAACTATGTCATTATAGGCGGTGATGCCGCAGGAATGAGTGCAGCGATGCAGCTTGTTCGAAACGACGCTCAAGCCGACATTACAGTGCTCGAAAAAGGGCTTTATTATTCATATGCACAATGCGGTCTTCCTTATTGGATTGGTGGCGATATTGAAAAGGAAGAAAAGCTCGTTGCCAGAGATGCAGATACGTATCGGATTAAGCACGGCATTGACGCCAGAACAGAGCACGAAGTAACATCAATCGATGTGAACGAAAAGCGTGTCATCGGAAAGAATTTTGAGATTGACTATGATAAATTATTGATCGCTTCTGGCGCTAGACCTTTCGTACCTGATTGGAACAACAACCACCTTAAAGGAATCTATACATTAAAAACAATTCCTGACGCAAAGAAAATCATTCAGCGACTAAAAGGGAAACGACGAAATATTACCGTTATTGGCGGCGGTTCCATTGGGCTTGAAATTGCTGAAAATGTATGTAAAGCAGGTCATAAAGTTCGAATTCTTGAACGTTCAGCTCGACTTGCAATGAACTTTGATAAGGAAATGACCGATCATATCCACGAAAAAGCGATTGAAGAAGGGATTCAACTTGATTTAAATCATGACATTATCGGTTTTGAAGGAGATGAGGAGGGCAACGTCACCTCCGTTATCACCAATCTGTCTACATGCAAAACCGATTTAGTCATTGTTGCTGTTGGCGTTCGTCCAAATACCGACTTTTTAACAAATACAGGTATACACCTCGATGAGCATGGTGCCATTAAAGTGAATCGTTATATGGAAACAAACTTGAAAGATGTTTATGCGGCTGGGGATTGCGCCACTCATTACCATCGTATTACCGACAAAGACACGTACCTCCCCCTCGGTACGCACGCAAATAAGCAAGGGCGTATAGCGGGATTAAACATGTGCGGAAAGCCACGGGTGTTTAAAGGCATTGTCGGCACACAAATTTATCAGTTTTTCGACTTAACGTTGGCGAGAACAGGATTATCTTCCCGTGAAATTGAAGAACTAGGATATGCCTATAAATGCGTGCAGGCCAAACTTCCCCACGTCGCTGCTTATTATCCTACACACGAACCCATTTTGATTCGTCTTCAATACAACGAAAAAACAGGGGAAGTATTAGGGGGACAATTTATTGGCACAAAAGGTGTCGATAAACGATGTGATGTATTGGCGACAGCCCTCTATCACCGAATGACCATGCAAGATCTAGAGGAATTAGATCTTGGCTACTCTCCCCCATTTAACAGCGTCTGGGATCCACTTCAACAAACCGCAAGAAGACGATCGTAACGATAAAAAACTGACCCGAAGATGAATAATCTCGGGTCAGTTTTCGTTAACGAAGATGGACTTGGTAGCGTGGAATTCCCCTCTCGAGCGCCTTCTCTAATTCTCTCGTATGCTGCTCTTGTTCTGCTTTATCCCATTCATGGTCTGGATGAGCTTTTGCATAGATATGCCCACCATTCACAATGGCAATGCCAGATCTGAATCCATGCTCCTCAATTATTTCTTCAACAAGCTGCCCATCTTCTTCTAACGTTCTGTGTTCGGCACTCGGATTCACATAACTTGCGCCAAGATTCGTTTGTCCTTGCGGGTATGAATCCTGTTCATGCTTCATATGCTCAAAGTTTAAAGGACCTGGTCCAAAGGCACCCATGCCACGATCATGCTTCTCGTGAACATCCGCTGCACCCATGTCACTCCCACAACCTGCCATAACGAACAAAGCAACGAAACCAGTTGCGATCTTCTTCATGCTTCTCCCCCTTTTGCGCCGTACAGTCATACGGCTCCTTTAGGGTTCCACAAGAACTTTTTTTCCATACTCCTATACTAAACTTACAAAGGCGGATGACGGTGACATTTACGGCAGACAGGGTAGTATTGGTCATTGCCACCAATTTGAATTTGATCCCCTGTATAAATAGGTTTTCCATGTTCATCTACACGTAAATTCATAATTGCTTTTTTATGGCAGAACCAGCAGATGGTTTTCATTTCTTCAATTTTATCTGCTTGAATGAGCATTTGCTTACTTCCTTCAAATAACTCATTTTGAAAATCATTTTTTAGTCCAAAAGCCATTACTGGAATTGTCAATTCGTCCACAATTTTAGCTAATTGCAGCACATGCTCTCTTGAAAGAAACTGCACCTCATCAATGAGTACACAATAAGGTTTCTGCTCAGCATGCTTTACAACGTCAAAAAGGTTAGTATCGTTAAACACAGAAATAGCTGCTCTCCTTAATCCTACACGACTTGATACATAGCCAACTTCATCTCGCGTATCAATGCCAGAAGTAAATAGTAAAACAGGTTTATTCTGCTCTTCATAGTTCGAAGCCACCTTTAAGATTTCAAATGATTTTCCACTATTCATTGCACCATATTTAAAAAATAGCTGTGCCATTTGTCCCTCCTCATGCGCGTGCGTCATAAAAAAAGACAGGCATTATGACTGCCTGTCTTTTGCTGCTTATAGGTTGTATTTCTTTTTGAATTTATCAACACGGCCACCTGCATCAGCAAGCTTTTGCTTACCAGTGTAGAATGGGTGTGAATCCGAAGAAATCTCAACTTTAATAAGTGGATAAGTGTTGCCATCTTCCCACTCAACTGTCTCATTAGAACCACGAGTAGAACCAGTTAGAAACTTGAAGCCCGTGCTTGTATCTAAGAATACAACTTTTTGGTACGTTGGATGGATTTCAGCTTTCATTGCATTTCATCTCCTTTTGCCCTGAATCTATTCGAAACAGAGTTTTCCTCACATAATCGAAATTATATCAAGCCCACACCAAATTTGCAAGATCAACTTTTACGATCGACGCTTGCCTGTCATTTCTGCTTGCATTTCCTCAAAAAACTCGACGTTTGTCTTCGTTTCCTTCACACGGCGAATAAATTGATCGGTAAAATCAGGTGATTCGTTCATTGTTTTACGAATTGTCCACAGTTTATCAAGCTGAGATTTTGGCATAAGCAGCTCTTCTTTTCGTGTACCAGAACGACGAATATCAATTGATGGGAAGATTCTTCTTTCAGCAAGACGGCGGTCTAAATGAAGCTCCATATTACCTGTTCCCTTAAATTCTTCGTAAATGACGTCGTCCATTCTTGAGCCTGTATCGACCAGGGCTGTCGCTAAAATCGTTAAACTTCCACCCTCTTCGATATTTCGAGCTGCTCCAAAAAAGCGTTTTGGACGGTGAAAAGCAGCTGGATCAATCCCCCCAGATAACGTACGTCCACTTGGTGGAATGACAAGGTTGTACGCGCGAGCAAGACGCGTAATGGAATCCATTAAAATAACGACATCTTTCTTATGCTCGACGAGACGCATCGCTCTCTCTAACACAAGCTCAGCTACCTTAATGTGGTTTTCTGGCACTTCATCAAATGTTGAACTTACAACTTCCCCTTTGATTGAACGTTCCATGTCCGTTACTTCTTCTGGACGCTCGTCGATTAACAGAACAATCAGCTCAACAGAGGGGTGTTTTTCCGCTATGCTATTGGCGACTTCTTTCATTAATGAAGTCTTCCCTGCTTTCGGCGGCGCAACAATTAGTCCACGTTGACCAAAACCAACTGGTGACACCATATCAATAATACGCGACGAAACACGACCGGGCTTAGATTCTAAATCGATCTTCACATCTGGATATAAAGGGGTAAGTGCTGGAAAATGAGGACGGTCTCTTGATGTTTCAGGCGAATCACCATTAACCGCTTCTACATGTAGCAGCCCGTGATAGCGCTCATTGTCTTTTGGTGGCCGAACCTTTCCAGAAACCTTATCTCCATTTCTTAAATCAAATCGACGAATTTGCGATGCGGAAATATAAATATCTTCTGTACTAGGCAAATAATTAATTGGTCTCAGAAATCCAAAGCCTTCACTTTGAATAATTTCTAATACACCTTCCATAAATAAAAGCCCGTCTTGCTCCGCTTGTCCTTTTAAAATAGCAAAGATAAGTTCTCGTTTTGTTAGTTTGCTGTAATAAGAGACTTTAAACGTTTTCGCTTGTTCATATAGCTCTTTTAACGTCATATTCTCTAATTCTGTTATATTTACGCTCATCAAAGTCACCACGCTTTATCATTATCGTTCTACTTATTCCTTTTTATAGACAATGAACGAAATCGTCTTTGTTCTCATATAAAATTTACTCATTTAACTTTAGTCATGAATTTTTAACAGGGAAGGAAAATGGAGAAAAGTTATTATAGAAGGAAAGTAACTAAACTTTATTTTAACCATATTTAGTAGAATTAATCAATAAAAAAAGGGAGAAAACCTCCCTTTTCACTATTCGACAAAAATTCACACCAGCTTCAAGAAACCGTTGTGTTAGCGCATAACCAGATCAGGCTTCTTTTTCATACTATGTGTTCCCTCGACGAAGCGAACTGTACCTGATTTTGCTCGCATAACAATGGATTGCGTATTGGCTTTTGTCCCTTTATACCGTACGCCTGTTAGCAATTCACCATCGGTTACACCTGTTGCTGCAAAAATACAGTCATCGCCACGCACGAGATCTTCCATACGAAGAATTTTATTTACATCAGCGATGCCCATTTCCTTACAACGAGAAAGCTCAAGCTCCGACTGAGGCAATAATTTCCCTTGAAAATCTCCACCTAGACATTTTAAACCTACCGCAGCCAAAACGCCCTCTGGCGCACCACCCGAGCCCATTAACAGATCTACACCTGTGTCATCAAAGCCTGTATTTACAGCAGCAGCGACATCTCCATCAGATAGTAATTTAATTCGCGCACCAGCTTTTCGAATGTCATGAATTAATTTCTCATGGCGAGGTCGATTTAATAAGACAACAACTAAGTCTTCAATATCCTTATTTTTTGCTTTCGCAACAGCCTTTAGATTATCAAGAACAGGTGCATCAATATCGACATTTCCAACCGCTTCTGGACCAACGGCAAGTTTATCCATGTACATATCAGGAGCGTGTAATAAATTTCCGTGATCTGCAACAGCAAGAACAGCAAGTGCATTCCACTGACCGTACGCAAGAATATTTGTTCCCTCAAGTGGGTCAACCGCTACGTCTACACGAGGACCATAGCCATTTCCTAATTTCTCTCCGATATAAAGCATTGGCGCTTCATCCATTTCACCTTCACCAATAACGACCGTACCCTTCATTGGTATCGTATCAAAAACATCCCTCATTGCTTCTGTTGCCGCTCGATCAGCCTCTTCTTTATTTCCTCTGCCCATCCAACGACCTGAAGCAAGTGCGGCTGCTTCTGTTACTCGGACAAGTTCCATTGACAAACTGCGTTCCATACTCTGTTATCCTCCCGATTCTAATACCCCTATGATTGATTCACTTGTTCAATTTCTTCTTCATTTAACTCTTCGCGCCATACAATCGCACCTAAGTTTCGAAGTTTCTCTTCTAAATGTTCATATCCGCGATCAATATGCTCAAGACCGGAAATCTCCGTAACCCCTTCAGCCATTAATCCCGCTACGATAAGCGCTGCTCCTGCTCGTAAATCACTAGCACGGACGTTAGCCCCTTGTAATGGAGAGCGCCCATTCACAATGGCGGACCGCCCTTCTACTTTGACATTGGCACCCATGCGCCTAAGTTCATCTACGTGCTTGAAACGCGCATCGTAAATGGTGTCCGTCACAATACTAGTACCCTTTGCACTAACTAAAAGACTTGTAAATGGTTGTTGTAAATCAGTAGGAAAACCTGGATAAACAAGCGTCTTAATGTCGACACCTTTTTTGTCCAACATTCCTTCCACAATCATTTGATCATCTTTTTCTTCAACCCTCGTGCCCATCTCTCTAAGCTTTGCGGTAATGGAATCCAAATGAGTTGGGATAACATTATCAATTTGCACTCGTTGTCCCATCGCCGCAGCCATTATCATGTATGTACCAGCCTCAATCCGGTCTGGAATAATAGAGTGGGTGCAGCCCTTCAGATGATTCACGCCTCCTATTCGTATCACGTTCGTTCCAGCGCCTTTAATTTTAGCACCCATGCTTGTTAAAAGTGTGGCGACATCAATAATTTCTGGTTCTTTTGCGGCGTTTTCAATAATGGTTTGCCCTTTTGCTCTGACAGCAGCAAGCATAATATTAATCGTTGCGCCTACGCTGACAACGTCAAGGTAAATCTTCGCTCCTTGTAGTTCATCCGCACGCAAATAAATGGCTCCCTGTTCATTTGTCACACGAGCGCCAAGTGCTTCAAATCCTTTTATATGCTGATCAATCGGTCTTGGACCTAGATTACACCCACCAGGCAAACCAATAACAGCTTTTTTAAATTTCCCAAGCATGGCACCCATTAAATAATACGATGCGCGTAATTTTTTCACTCGTCCGTTTGGCAATGGCATAGCAACCATGTTTTCTGGTTTAATTTCCATCTGTTGATCGTCCATTGTAACCTCTCCACCGATCTCACGTAAAAGCTCCGCTAAAAGCTCTACGTCAGATATAGATGGTAAGTTGTCAATCACAACTGGACTATCTGCTAGAATGGCAGCGGGAATAAGTGCGACTGCACTATTCTTTGCGCCACTGATCTGCACAGAACCTTCAAGGGTTTGCCCACCTTTTATTAGCAGTTTATGCATGATAATCCCTTCCTTTTATACCTAGTCCCTTTTGAGTAAGTATGTTCAGAGTTATTCTTGATGCACAAATCCAATTTTCTCACATTATTTATTCCAGTCAGAAAGAAATTGCTCAATGCCTTTATCTGTGAGTGGGTGTTGTGTCAGTTGTTTGATGACTTTGAGTGGAATCGTCGCAATATGTGCGCCACGTTTTGCAGCCTCGTTTACATGAATCGGGTGACGAACACTAGCAGCGATAATTTGAGTATCCAATCCATGAGTGTCGAAAATGGTCCGAACATCAGTAACTAAATTGAGTCCATCATGTCCAATATCATCTAAGCGACCTAGAAATGGTGACACATACGTAGCACCTGCACGCGCCGCTAATAATGCTTGAGCAGCTGAAAAGATCAGCGTAACGTTTGTTTGGATTCCAGCTTCCGTTAACGCATGAACAGCTTTCAAACCATCGACTGTCATGGGAACTTTTACAGTTATGTTCTCTGCAATCGCTGCAAGCTCTTTTCCTTCACGAATCATTTCTTCTGCCTCTAATGAAATAACCTCTGCACTTACACTTCCTGGAACGACCGCTGCAATTTCTTTGATGCGATCATGGAATTCTACATTTTCTTTTGCTACAAGACTAGGGTTTGTTGTTACACCGTCCAAAATACCAAGTTCGTGTGCTTCTTTAATTTCAGAAAGGTTTGCCGTATCGATAAAAAATTTCATTTCATATCCCCCTATAAAAAAACGGTTACATTCATAAATGGAAATAAAAGCAGTCATGGACTGCTTTTATTAAGTTTCGTCTCGCCTTACGCTTTATTTGAAGAACCAAATTCTCTCATTTTTCCAGCGACAGTTGCTTTAATCGCGTCACGAGCTGGTCCTAAATATTTACGTGGGTCATATTGCTCAGGTTGAGCTGCCAATGTTTCACGAACAGCTTTAGCTGATGAAATTTGACTTTCTGTATTTACATTGATTTTGGCATGGCCAAATTCAATCGCTTTTTGAATATCCTTTGTCGGAATTCCAGTTCCGCCATGAAGGACAAGTGGAATACCAACAAGTGAATCGATCGTTTTCATATGATCGAAACCAAGGTTTGGTTCACCTTTATACGGTCCATGTACAGAACCAAGTGCAGGAGCAAAGCAATCAACGTTGGTTGCTTCGACTAGCTCTTTACACTCTTCAGGAATAGCGTATGCCGCTTCCGCATCATCCACAATTAAGTCGTCTTCTTGTCCACCAATACGACCTAGTTCTGCTTCAACAGAAACACCAAGCGCGTGTGCAACTTCAACAACCTTTTTCGTTAACGCGATATTTTCTTCTAATGGGTAGTGAGAGCCGTCAATCATAACAGATGTAAATCCAGCATGAATGGCTTCTACACATTTCTCAAAGCTTGAACCGTGATCTAAGTGAATCGCTACTGGAACAGTTACATTGTACTCTTCCATTAGGTTTTCTACTAATCCAACGATTGTTTTAAATCCACCCATGTAACGAGCCGCACCTTCGGAAACACCAAGAATAACTGGTGATTTCTCTTCTTCTGCAGCTTGTAGGATTGCTTGAGTAAACTCTAAGTTGTTTAAATTAAATTGACCAACCGCGTAGCTTTCTGCTTTCGCTTTGTTCAACATGTCTTTCATCGATACTAAAGGCATGATTGTCCTCCTTCATTTCTCTTACCATAGGTGGAATAAGTCCATCTTCATTTATTGTTAAAATAACCTTATATTCGAAAGTTATGTAAAGAAATAAATATAAAATAACTATTCTACCTAGGCACACGAATCTTTAATCGAATCTATTATAGCATATCTTTTTTCGATTTGACCTAGGAAAGAGTTAGAAATTAAATGTAAACGGATCCATTTTCAAACTTTGACACTTTTAGAGATTATGACGAATTACTTGCCTTACATCTTCAATGTCAAACGGCTTGGCCATATAACTAATTGCTCCGTTTTCCAATGCTTCATTCACCATCTTTAACTCACCGTAAGCTGTCATCATGACAACTTTAATACTTGGTTGGCGTTCTTTCATCTTTTTGAGAATTTCTACACCGTCCATACCAGGAATCTTCATGTCTAACAGAACAATGTCAATTTCTTCAAGTTCTTGTATATCAAGCGCTTCTTTCCCGTTAGCTGCTTGGTACATTTGATAGCCATCTTTTTGCAAGATTTCCGTTAATAATACTCGTATTCCAAATTGATCATCTACAATCATAACATTATGCACCATCGTACACTCCTCCTAGTCATCCTCTCCATTGTAAACTTATTCGTGTTGTTTCGTGGGTTTCCTTTATTAATTTGCATTTTATCTATCAGGAAACTAGAATAATAACAAGTAATTCGTGAGAGAGGTACAGATATGGATAAGATTTACACAACTCAACTTATTGGTTTATTAAAAAAGATAAATGATACTCAACCAGATGAACTCGAAAATGCCGCTAGACTCTTATCACAATCGATCATGGCAAATGGCACCATCTATGTCAAGGGGATAGCAGAACTTAAAGCACTAGAATATGCAACGACAGCAAGCTTTGAATCATTACCAAATGGAGTGATTTACAGCAAGCAATCCTTTTCTTCTACCGACCGCTTCCTTCTCTTTTCACCTGATGCAAGCGACTCTGAAACAAAAGAACTTTTAAAGGTTTGTAACGAAGAAAGCGTACCTGTCGTATTGATTGTCACTGGGGCTTATGGTGGTAGCGAGGTCGATGCTGATAGCTTAATAGAGCTTGGCCTTACAAAAGGGCTGACTCCTAACGAGCAAGGAGAACGTGTTGGACACCCTGGATTGATTGCCACACTCTTTATGTATAATCAGCTCTATTTAAACACGCTTGATATTGTAAATGAACTGAAAGACTAAAGGTGGAACAATTTCCTTTAGTCTTTTTTTCACTCTTCCAACGTATTGTTCTCCTTTAACCACTGACACCATAGACTGAACTGGGTTAAAGCTTCACCTTAGCTGCGGACGGAACTTTCCGATTAAAAAGAGGCTGAGCCTATAAGGAATGAAACATCACCTTTTGACCCAGCCTCTTGACTACTTTTATTGTTGTTCTTTTACCTCTAATGATTTTGCTACGAATTCTCTAAATAACGGTTGTGGACGCGTTGGACGTGACACAAACTCTGGATGGAATTGAC from Shouchella hunanensis includes these protein-coding regions:
- the rho gene encoding transcription termination factor Rho, which translates into the protein MSVNITELENMTLKELYEQAKTFKVSYYSKLTKRELIFAILKGQAEQDGLLFMEGVLEIIQSEGFGFLRPINYLPSTEDIYISASQIRRFDLRNGDKVSGKVRPPKDNERYHGLLHVEAVNGDSPETSRDRPHFPALTPLYPDVKIDLESKPGRVSSRIIDMVSPVGFGQRGLIVAPPKAGKTSLMKEVANSIAEKHPSVELIVLLIDERPEEVTDMERSIKGEVVSSTFDEVPENHIKVAELVLERAMRLVEHKKDVVILMDSITRLARAYNLVIPPSGRTLSGGIDPAAFHRPKRFFGAARNIEEGGSLTILATALVDTGSRMDDVIYEEFKGTGNMELHLDRRLAERRIFPSIDIRRSGTRKEELLMPKSQLDKLWTIRKTMNESPDFTDQFIRRVKETKTNVEFFEEMQAEMTGKRRS
- the glpX gene encoding class II fructose-bisphosphatase, whose translation is MERSLSMELVRVTEAAALASGRWMGRGNKEEADRAATEAMRDVFDTIPMKGTVVIGEGEMDEAPMLYIGEKLGNGYGPRVDVAVDPLEGTNILAYGQWNALAVLAVADHGNLLHAPDMYMDKLAVGPEAVGNVDIDAPVLDNLKAVAKAKNKDIEDLVVVLLNRPRHEKLIHDIRKAGARIKLLSDGDVAAAVNTGFDDTGVDLLMGSGGAPEGVLAAVGLKCLGGDFQGKLLPQSELELSRCKEMGIADVNKILRMEDLVRGDDCIFAATGVTDGELLTGVRYKGTKANTQSIVMRAKSGTVRFVEGTHSMKKKPDLVMR
- a CDS encoding UDP-N-acetylglucosamine 1-carboxyvinyltransferase; its protein translation is MHKLLIKGGQTLEGSVQISGAKNSAVALIPAAILADSPVVIDNLPSISDVELLAELLREIGGEVTMDDQQMEIKPENMVAMPLPNGRVKKLRASYYLMGAMLGKFKKAVIGLPGGCNLGPRPIDQHIKGFEALGARVTNEQGAIYLRADELQGAKIYLDVVSVGATINIMLAAVRAKGQTIIENAAKEPEIIDVATLLTSMGAKIKGAGTNVIRIGGVNHLKGCTHSIIPDRIEAGTYMIMAAAMGQRVQIDNVIPTHLDSITAKLREMGTRVEEKDDQMIVEGMLDKKGVDIKTLVYPGFPTDLQQPFTSLLVSAKGTSIVTDTIYDARFKHVDELRRMGANVKVEGRSAIVNGRSPLQGANVRASDLRAGAALIVAGLMAEGVTEISGLEHIDRGYEHLEEKLRNLGAIVWREELNEEEIEQVNQS
- the fsa gene encoding fructose-6-phosphate aldolase; its protein translation is MKFFIDTANLSEIKEAHELGILDGVTTNPSLVAKENVEFHDRIKEIAAVVPGSVSAEVISLEAEEMIREGKELAAIAENITVKVPMTVDGLKAVHALTEAGIQTNVTLIFSAAQALLAARAGATYVSPFLGRLDDIGHDGLNLVTDVRTIFDTHGLDTQIIAASVRHPIHVNEAAKRGAHIATIPLKVIKQLTQHPLTDKGIEQFLSDWNK
- the fba gene encoding class II fructose-1,6-bisphosphate aldolase; its protein translation is MPLVSMKDMLNKAKAESYAVGQFNLNNLEFTQAILQAAEEEKSPVILGVSEGAARYMGGFKTIVGLVENLMEEYNVTVPVAIHLDHGSSFEKCVEAIHAGFTSVMIDGSHYPLEENIALTKKVVEVAHALGVSVEAELGRIGGQEDDLIVDDAEAAYAIPEECKELVEATNVDCFAPALGSVHGPYKGEPNLGFDHMKTIDSLVGIPLVLHGGTGIPTKDIQKAIEFGHAKINVNTESQISSAKAVRETLAAQPEQYDPRKYLGPARDAIKATVAGKMREFGSSNKA
- a CDS encoding response regulator, translated to MVHNVMIVDDQFGIRVLLTEILQKDGYQMYQAANGKEALDIQELEEIDIVLLDMKIPGMDGVEILKKMKERQPSIKVVMMTAYGELKMVNEALENGAISYMAKPFDIEDVRQVIRHNL
- a CDS encoding DUF2529 family protein; this encodes MDKIYTTQLIGLLKKINDTQPDELENAARLLSQSIMANGTIYVKGIAELKALEYATTASFESLPNGVIYSKQSFSSTDRFLLFSPDASDSETKELLKVCNEESVPVVLIVTGAYGGSEVDADSLIELGLTKGLTPNEQGERVGHPGLIATLFMYNQLYLNTLDIVNELKD